A region from the Cystobacter ferrugineus genome encodes:
- a CDS encoding ExbD/TolR family protein, whose product MPIKAPGKRYCKRLQHSKVFGHGTHGHKSGNADVLITPLVDMFVIIVLFLIANFSATGEVLMMTKDIQLPEAVNVKEVEMNPVVMVSGEEVSISGNVVGRVQDLVKEEYLNIPALEEKLRDMKKQFEDLHAMAEGNTNAFKGDVNIQAHKEVEFAIIKRVMFSCASAGYNNINFATLQKGEAGAPGESTAAATP is encoded by the coding sequence GCCACGGCACACACGGCCACAAGAGTGGCAACGCGGACGTGCTCATCACGCCCCTGGTCGACATGTTCGTCATCATCGTGCTCTTCCTCATCGCCAACTTCTCGGCGACGGGCGAGGTGCTGATGATGACCAAGGACATCCAGTTGCCCGAGGCGGTCAACGTCAAGGAAGTGGAGATGAACCCGGTGGTGATGGTGTCCGGGGAAGAGGTCTCCATCTCCGGCAACGTCGTCGGCCGCGTTCAGGACCTGGTCAAGGAGGAGTACCTCAACATTCCCGCCCTGGAGGAGAAGCTGCGGGACATGAAGAAGCAGTTCGAGGATCTCCACGCCATGGCCGAGGGCAACACCAACGCCTTCAAGGGTGACGTGAACATCCAGGCCCACAAGGAAGTGGAGTTCGCCATCATCAAGCGGGTGATGTTCAGCTGCGCCAGCGCGGGCTACAACAACATCAACTTCGCCACCCTCCAGAAGGGCGAGGCGGGCGCCCCCGGCGAGAGCACCGCCGCCGCCACGCCGTAG
- a CDS encoding HAD family hydrolase, with amino-acid sequence MSHSLRAALFDLDGTLVDSLHDIGAAMNHALGTHGLPPHPLAAYRHFVGEGAQVLVARAVPEPHAHAREAVLATYRAFYAEHMLDHTRPFPGILPMLERLVGEGVKLAVLSNKPDAATRRLVTALLPGVRFEAVYGERAGVPRKPDPTAALGVAAELGVDPGTCAFIGDTSVDMDTARAAGMYGVGVTWGFRDEQELRTHQARVIVRSVEELLQHLLALPRALAS; translated from the coding sequence ATGTCCCACTCCCTTCGCGCCGCGCTCTTCGATCTCGACGGAACCCTGGTGGACTCGCTGCACGACATTGGCGCGGCGATGAACCATGCCCTGGGCACCCACGGCCTGCCTCCCCATCCACTGGCGGCCTACCGGCACTTCGTGGGCGAGGGCGCCCAGGTGCTGGTGGCCCGGGCCGTCCCCGAGCCCCACGCGCACGCGCGCGAGGCCGTGCTCGCCACCTACCGCGCCTTCTACGCCGAGCACATGCTGGACCATACCCGGCCGTTCCCGGGCATCCTCCCCATGCTCGAGCGGCTCGTGGGCGAGGGCGTGAAGCTGGCGGTGCTCAGCAACAAGCCCGACGCGGCCACCCGCCGGCTGGTGACGGCGCTCCTGCCCGGCGTGCGCTTCGAGGCCGTCTATGGCGAGCGCGCCGGGGTGCCCCGCAAGCCGGACCCGACGGCCGCGCTCGGCGTGGCGGCGGAGCTGGGGGTGGACCCGGGCACGTGCGCCTTCATTGGCGACACGTCCGTGGACATGGACACCGCCCGGGCCGCGGGCATGTACGGCGTGGGCGTGACGTGGGGCTTCCGCGACGAGCAGGAGCTTCGGACCCATCAGGCCCGGGTCATCGTCCGCTCGGTGGAGGAGCTGCTCCAACACCTGCTGGCCCTGCCTCGCGCCCTCGCCTCCTGA
- a CDS encoding ATP-binding protein — protein sequence MHLASSWLGMTQAPFVGVTLPVWPSLGVALAGLYLLGLSRWPAVFLASLGSHLLTGSASPGMALTLAAGHTLEAVLGVWLLRRLGFSAGQARLRDVLVLACTATASSLVALPSGVGLLASRVVLSWEAVGALLWWGWVGSTLGVLGAGVALMLLARRKPETLWREGLALMGLLLGVCLWSFSVGLRGSSLVYAQVLVLFPLGVWAALRFGSPGAALSLVLLVAVFMGSALVASGAIGPGEGARSAGPLGFKLFLALATGVGLLWRAMRREQDATRTQLEALTTAVRNVREGVVICEKRPGGEPRIVFLNPFFQEMCGWSQEELAGRSPWEFCAAAQDVQQRVEDTLREQGDFRGEVVLMHKDGSRLFSQMHLTRIPGGGGQVSYVVGTHHDLTTQRQLQEKLVSAGRIAAVGTLAAGVGHEINNPLAYLLLNLEGVARSLRQGPEHLAEARTRLDSVREGAERIRVIVRDLKVFSRQEGEEREMLDVNAVVVPAMRMAAHAVRARARLVEDFGSPPPVMGCEARLGQVLLNLLVNALQAIPEGNPERHEVRVRTGGDGLGRALVEVSDTGCGMSPAVLARIFEPFFTTKPSGEGTGLGLAICQQIVQSHGGELRVRSEPGKGSVFTLVLPAATQTSPTPAEPEPAGAVAGSAPRRRILIIDDEPRLAQSMRMLIEPSHDVVITTRGAEALAWVSAGQRFDLVLCDLQMPGTTGMDVYSHLRAHAPELLERLVFISGGAYTQAMRDFVRTVRNRVLEKPVRPNELLATIDEALATSSAA from the coding sequence GTGCATCTCGCGTCTTCCTGGCTCGGGATGACCCAGGCCCCCTTCGTGGGCGTCACCCTCCCGGTGTGGCCTTCCCTGGGCGTGGCCCTCGCGGGCTTGTATCTGCTGGGACTCTCGCGCTGGCCCGCCGTCTTCCTGGCCTCGCTGGGCTCCCACCTGCTCACGGGCTCCGCCTCCCCCGGCATGGCGCTGACCCTCGCGGCGGGTCACACCCTGGAGGCGGTGCTGGGGGTGTGGCTGTTGCGGCGTCTTGGTTTCTCCGCCGGACAGGCGCGCCTGCGGGACGTGCTGGTGCTCGCCTGCACCGCGACCGCGAGCAGCCTGGTGGCCCTCCCGTCGGGCGTGGGGTTGCTCGCATCACGGGTCGTGCTCTCCTGGGAGGCCGTGGGGGCGTTGCTCTGGTGGGGTTGGGTGGGCAGCACGCTGGGGGTGTTGGGGGCCGGGGTGGCGTTGATGCTGCTCGCGCGGCGCAAGCCGGAGACGCTCTGGCGCGAGGGGCTGGCGCTCATGGGGTTGCTGCTGGGCGTGTGTCTGTGGTCCTTCAGCGTGGGCCTGCGGGGCTCCTCGCTCGTCTACGCGCAGGTGCTCGTCCTCTTTCCACTCGGGGTGTGGGCGGCCCTGCGCTTTGGCTCCCCGGGGGCGGCGCTCAGTCTGGTGCTGCTCGTGGCGGTGTTCATGGGCAGCGCGCTCGTGGCCTCGGGGGCCATCGGGCCGGGGGAGGGCGCGCGCTCGGCGGGACCGCTCGGGTTCAAGCTCTTCCTGGCGCTCGCCACCGGTGTCGGGCTGCTGTGGCGCGCGATGCGCCGCGAGCAGGATGCGACCCGGACGCAACTGGAGGCGTTGACCACCGCCGTGCGCAACGTGCGCGAGGGGGTGGTCATCTGCGAGAAGCGCCCGGGCGGTGAGCCTCGGATCGTGTTCCTCAACCCCTTCTTCCAGGAGATGTGCGGTTGGTCGCAGGAGGAACTGGCGGGCCGCTCCCCGTGGGAGTTCTGCGCGGCGGCGCAGGACGTCCAGCAGCGGGTGGAAGACACCCTGCGTGAGCAGGGCGATTTCCGTGGTGAAGTGGTGCTGATGCACAAGGATGGCTCACGGCTGTTCAGCCAGATGCACCTGACGCGCATCCCTGGCGGGGGCGGACAGGTCTCGTACGTCGTGGGCACCCACCATGATCTCACCACGCAACGGCAGTTGCAGGAGAAGCTCGTCTCCGCGGGGCGGATCGCCGCGGTCGGTACACTGGCGGCGGGGGTGGGCCATGAAATCAACAACCCACTGGCTTACCTTCTGTTGAACCTGGAAGGCGTGGCGCGCAGCCTGCGGCAGGGGCCCGAGCACCTCGCCGAGGCACGCACCCGGCTGGACTCCGTGCGCGAGGGCGCCGAGCGCATTCGCGTCATCGTGAGGGACCTGAAGGTCTTCAGTCGGCAGGAAGGAGAGGAGCGGGAGATGTTGGACGTCAACGCGGTAGTGGTTCCCGCGATGCGCATGGCGGCTCACGCGGTGCGTGCCCGGGCCCGGCTGGTGGAAGACTTCGGCTCACCTCCCCCGGTGATGGGCTGCGAGGCCCGGCTCGGACAGGTGCTGCTCAACCTGCTCGTCAACGCGCTGCAGGCCATCCCCGAGGGCAATCCCGAGCGGCACGAGGTGCGCGTGCGCACGGGCGGTGACGGCCTCGGCCGCGCCCTGGTGGAGGTGTCCGACACGGGCTGTGGGATGTCTCCCGCCGTGCTGGCGCGCATCTTCGAGCCGTTCTTCACCACCAAGCCCTCGGGCGAGGGCACTGGCCTGGGGCTCGCCATCTGTCAGCAGATCGTCCAGTCCCATGGCGGCGAGCTGCGGGTGCGCAGCGAGCCGGGCAAGGGCAGTGTCTTCACGCTCGTGCTGCCCGCCGCGACGCAGACATCCCCCACGCCCGCCGAGCCCGAGCCGGCGGGTGCCGTGGCCGGGTCCGCTCCGCGCCGGCGCATCCTCATCATCGACGACGAGCCCCGCCTGGCCCAGTCCATGCGCATGCTCATCGAGCCCTCGCACGACGTGGTCATCACCACGCGCGGCGCCGAGGCCCTGGCGTGGGTGAGCGCGGGGCAGCGCTTCGATCTGGTGTTGTGTGATTTGCAGATGCCGGGGACGACCGGGATGGACGTCTACTCGCACCTGCGCGCGCACGCGCCGGAGCTGCTCGAGCGGCTCGTCTTCATCTCCGGCGGGGCCTACACCCAGGCCATGCGCGACTTCGTGCGCACGGTGCGCAACCGCGTCCTGGAGAAGCCCGTGCGGCCCAATGAGCTGCTGGCCACCATCGACGAGGCGCTCGCCACCTCGTCCGCGGCCTAG
- a CDS encoding YqaA family protein, whose product MAAPSDKPSWYRRLYLRVESLSSTPHALAAMMVVSVVDASVFPIPPFALLVPMVLAQPSKWVRYALLGTVASIIGGFIGYYLGVLVHQGALSALNINLDARIQRFGIDATVGELLGQNFWVLALLCSVLPTPFKIVAIGSGMVNVPLDRFFLAALIGRSARFFAVAGVMRFFGPTARKWLRV is encoded by the coding sequence GTGGCCGCCCCTTCCGACAAACCCTCCTGGTACCGCCGACTCTACCTGCGCGTGGAGTCCCTCTCGTCCACCCCCCACGCCCTGGCCGCCATGATGGTGGTGTCCGTCGTGGACGCCTCGGTGTTTCCCATTCCTCCCTTCGCGCTGCTCGTGCCCATGGTGCTCGCCCAGCCGAGCAAGTGGGTGCGCTACGCGCTGCTCGGCACCGTGGCGAGCATCATCGGGGGCTTCATCGGCTACTACCTGGGGGTGCTCGTGCACCAGGGAGCCCTGAGCGCCCTGAACATCAACCTGGACGCGCGCATCCAGCGCTTCGGCATCGACGCCACCGTGGGCGAGCTGCTCGGCCAGAACTTCTGGGTGTTGGCGCTGTTGTGCTCGGTGCTGCCCACGCCCTTCAAGATCGTCGCCATCGGCAGTGGCATGGTGAACGTGCCGTTGGATCGCTTCTTCCTCGCGGCGCTCATCGGCCGCTCGGCGCGCTTCTTCGCGGTGGCCGGGGTGATGCGCTTCTTCGGCCCCACGGCGCGCAAGTGGCTGCGCGTGTGA
- a CDS encoding LON peptidase substrate-binding domain-containing protein codes for MTTALERIERTTQALKVFPLPSAVLFPHAVLPLHIFEPRYRALVRDALAGDKVMALAQLEPGWEGQYGERPPMQPMMCAGLIIWHEELPDGRYNILLQGVCRARLLAELPPDKPYREVRVHPLPDPAWQGPEEERLRQAVLDLAGRVPASFAENLLPLAARSQGGMLADVVAAAIVPEPERRQELLCELDVRTRLVEVMDDVAELVARLSPVKPTGPLN; via the coding sequence ATGACGACGGCCCTCGAACGCATCGAGCGAACCACCCAGGCACTCAAGGTCTTTCCGCTGCCTTCCGCGGTCCTCTTCCCGCACGCCGTTCTGCCCCTGCACATCTTCGAGCCGCGCTACCGGGCCCTGGTTCGCGACGCGCTCGCCGGGGACAAGGTGATGGCGCTCGCGCAGTTGGAGCCGGGCTGGGAAGGGCAGTACGGAGAGCGGCCGCCCATGCAGCCCATGATGTGCGCCGGGCTCATCATCTGGCACGAGGAGCTGCCCGACGGGCGCTACAACATCCTCCTGCAGGGCGTCTGCCGTGCCCGGCTGCTCGCGGAGCTTCCTCCCGACAAGCCCTACCGGGAGGTGCGGGTACACCCGCTGCCGGACCCGGCCTGGCAGGGCCCCGAGGAGGAGCGGCTGCGGCAGGCGGTGCTCGACCTGGCCGGGCGCGTGCCGGCGTCCTTCGCGGAGAACCTCCTGCCGCTCGCGGCGCGCTCCCAGGGGGGCATGCTGGCGGACGTGGTGGCCGCCGCCATCGTTCCCGAGCCCGAGCGGCGCCAGGAGCTCTTGTGCGAGCTGGACGTGCGCACGCGGCTGGTGGAGGTCATGGATGACGTGGCGGAGCTCGTCGCCCGTTTGAGTCCGGTCAAGCCGACGGGTCCCCTGAATTAG
- the nadE gene encoding NAD(+) synthase, producing MRLVKIGLASVNVTVGAFARNVDGALELARQMAADDVTVGVFQESLVGGYPPEDLVQWQGFVDNQWPQLERFARETASLPCVFLIGVAVAHQGLRYNCAAIVAGGKVVGLVPKEKLPTYSIFYEGRTFARGVPGMHEQFRGIPLGDYLFRFDFGIISPEVCEDIWSPEGPIRRRTYSGGELVVNLSASPFRLGHVDTRREQLATRAADFQCTIAYSNALGSNDGLIFDGGGFINQNGKPVAEEPRFRQGFAAAVVDLDRTLRLRTENTTWRSDRETWLREGGKLVPTIDCTQVVTTRRDTLRYPVPAHRSFFLPGPDTRRSGREALCEDILDALSLGVGDYFEKTRAFKVLGIALSGGRDSLLTLLVAHRYARRVRPDNPGSLIRAFYMPSRYSSDATRDAAETIARELGVPFEVIPIEEAFERELEVTRKMLGGGQPTALTEQNIQARLRAQRMWNWSNSSGGLFLQTGNMSERAVGYTTVGGDLMGALAVIANVPKTVVMYLLDYLLEQTNYEGIRKVLAKPAGPELAHNQVGEEELMPFPILDACFYLFAGEKLVPAEMLHALEAMFPEIEAERLRGYVDKFIRLFLQSIYKWVQAPLSLHIGNLDLDRERALQLPVVTSSDWTRG from the coding sequence ATGCGGCTCGTGAAGATTGGGCTCGCCAGCGTCAACGTCACCGTGGGTGCCTTTGCCCGCAACGTGGACGGGGCGCTGGAGCTGGCACGCCAGATGGCGGCCGATGACGTCACCGTGGGCGTCTTCCAGGAATCGCTCGTCGGCGGCTATCCCCCCGAGGACCTCGTGCAGTGGCAGGGGTTCGTCGACAACCAGTGGCCCCAGCTCGAGCGCTTCGCCCGGGAGACGGCCTCGCTGCCGTGTGTGTTCCTCATCGGCGTGGCGGTGGCGCACCAGGGCCTGCGCTACAACTGCGCCGCCATCGTGGCGGGTGGCAAGGTGGTGGGCCTCGTCCCCAAGGAGAAGCTGCCCACCTACAGCATCTTCTACGAGGGGCGCACCTTCGCCCGCGGCGTGCCCGGCATGCACGAGCAGTTCCGGGGCATCCCGCTCGGCGATTACCTCTTCCGCTTCGACTTCGGCATCATCTCCCCCGAGGTGTGCGAGGACATCTGGAGCCCCGAGGGGCCCATCCGCCGGCGCACCTACTCGGGCGGAGAGCTGGTGGTGAACCTGTCCGCCTCGCCCTTCCGGCTGGGCCACGTGGACACCCGGCGCGAGCAGCTCGCCACGCGTGCCGCGGACTTCCAGTGCACCATCGCCTACTCCAACGCGCTGGGCAGCAACGACGGCCTCATCTTCGATGGGGGCGGCTTCATCAACCAGAACGGCAAGCCCGTGGCCGAGGAGCCCCGCTTCCGCCAGGGCTTCGCCGCGGCGGTGGTGGACCTGGACCGCACGCTGCGCCTGCGCACGGAGAACACCACCTGGCGCAGTGATCGGGAGACGTGGCTGCGCGAGGGCGGCAAGCTGGTGCCCACCATCGACTGCACGCAGGTCGTCACCACCCGGCGCGACACGCTGCGCTATCCCGTGCCCGCCCACCGCAGCTTCTTCCTGCCCGGGCCCGACACCCGCCGCTCCGGCCGCGAGGCGCTGTGCGAGGACATCCTCGATGCGCTGTCGCTCGGCGTGGGCGACTACTTCGAGAAGACGCGGGCCTTCAAGGTGCTCGGCATCGCCCTGTCCGGCGGGCGCGACTCGCTGCTCACCCTGCTCGTCGCCCACCGCTACGCCAGGCGCGTGCGGCCCGACAACCCGGGCAGCCTCATCCGCGCCTTCTACATGCCCAGCCGCTACTCGAGCGACGCCACGCGCGACGCGGCGGAGACGATCGCCCGGGAGCTGGGCGTGCCCTTCGAGGTCATCCCCATCGAGGAGGCGTTCGAGCGGGAGCTGGAAGTCACCCGCAAGATGCTCGGCGGCGGCCAGCCCACGGCGCTCACCGAGCAGAACATCCAGGCGCGTCTGCGCGCCCAGCGCATGTGGAACTGGTCCAACTCCAGCGGGGGCCTGTTCCTGCAGACGGGCAACATGAGCGAGCGCGCGGTGGGCTACACCACCGTGGGCGGCGATCTCATGGGGGCGCTCGCCGTCATCGCCAACGTGCCCAAGACGGTCGTCATGTACCTCCTGGACTACCTCCTGGAGCAGACGAATTACGAGGGCATCCGCAAGGTGTTGGCCAAGCCGGCCGGGCCGGAGCTGGCGCACAACCAGGTGGGCGAGGAGGAACTGATGCCCTTTCCCATCCTCGACGCGTGCTTCTACCTGTTCGCCGGCGAGAAGCTGGTGCCCGCCGAGATGCTCCATGCGCTCGAGGCGATGTTCCCCGAGATCGAGGCGGAGCGGCTGCGCGGCTACGTGGACAAGTTCATCCGGCTCTTCCTCCAGTCCATCTACAAGTGGGTGCAGGCGCCGCTGTCGCTGCACATCGGCAACCTGGACCTGGATCGTGAGCGCGCCCTGCAACTGCCCGTCGTGACGAGCAGTGATTGGACGCGCGGCTGA
- a CDS encoding outer membrane protein produces the protein MNMKILAGLVTAVLTSGAAMAQEEETDVNQGHEQGAPANMGIGGAGDADLQQQGFGGSGQVAAPPVVQPSAPNSQIIQGQGGVTLYCTPLQPGTGGAGVPLHDPHAGLLPGEQPSSLQRDYDVQDDSEAIGGSGYDVKEAEALRDLDEKPKKEADMRGLTVMVGGGVEGYTGSLAPEVRPGAAVGVTAAIKPSKVFGIELGYTGAANELRGNAGGGPDIIRNGGQAALTFGLAATPVQPYVLGGLGLNRYNVRNGDGERFRDDTNANVPVGAGLRTHIGDFTADARINYNFLLSNDFSPGVESDTWTGRYTGTINLGGTF, from the coding sequence ATGAACATGAAGATTTTGGCGGGTCTTGTGACGGCGGTGCTCACGAGCGGCGCCGCGATGGCCCAGGAGGAAGAGACGGATGTGAACCAGGGGCATGAGCAGGGAGCCCCGGCCAACATGGGCATCGGCGGCGCCGGAGATGCGGACCTCCAACAGCAGGGGTTCGGGGGATCGGGCCAGGTGGCGGCGCCTCCCGTGGTGCAACCCTCGGCTCCGAACTCGCAAATCATCCAGGGCCAGGGTGGGGTGACGCTCTACTGTACGCCGCTGCAGCCGGGCACGGGCGGCGCGGGAGTGCCGCTGCATGATCCGCACGCGGGCCTGCTCCCCGGAGAGCAGCCCTCGTCGCTGCAGCGCGACTATGACGTGCAGGATGACTCCGAGGCCATTGGCGGCTCCGGCTATGACGTGAAGGAAGCCGAGGCGCTGAGGGATCTGGACGAGAAGCCCAAGAAGGAAGCGGACATGCGCGGCCTGACGGTGATGGTCGGCGGCGGTGTGGAAGGCTACACCGGCTCGCTGGCTCCCGAGGTGCGGCCCGGTGCGGCCGTGGGCGTGACCGCGGCCATCAAGCCCAGCAAGGTGTTCGGCATCGAGCTCGGCTACACCGGTGCGGCGAACGAGCTGCGAGGCAACGCGGGCGGTGGTCCGGACATCATCCGCAACGGTGGTCAGGCGGCCCTGACCTTTGGCCTGGCGGCGACGCCCGTGCAGCCCTACGTGCTCGGCGGCCTCGGTCTCAATCGCTACAACGTCCGCAATGGCGATGGTGAGCGCTTCCGCGACGACACCAACGCCAACGTCCCGGTGGGCGCGGGTCTGCGCACGCACATCGGTGATTTCACCGCCGACGCGCGCATCAACTACAACTTCCTGCTCAGCAACGACTTCTCCCCGGGCGTGGAGTCCGACACCTGGACGGGCCGCTACACCGGCACCATCAACCTGGGTGGCACGTTCTAA
- a CDS encoding FKBP-type peptidyl-prolyl cis-trans isomerase, whose translation MTLKVEDTKVGTGTEAVAGKTVTVHYVGTLTNGSKFDSSRDRKEGFTFRLGAGQVIQGWDKGVAGMKVGGVRKLTIPPEMGYGARGFPPVIPPNSTLLFEVELLEVR comes from the coding sequence ATGACTTTGAAGGTGGAGGACACGAAGGTCGGCACGGGCACCGAGGCCGTGGCGGGCAAGACGGTGACGGTGCATTACGTGGGGACGCTCACCAACGGCTCGAAGTTCGACAGCAGCCGGGACCGCAAGGAGGGCTTCACCTTCCGTCTGGGCGCGGGCCAGGTCATCCAGGGCTGGGACAAGGGCGTGGCGGGGATGAAGGTCGGGGGCGTTCGCAAGCTCACCATCCCGCCGGAGATGGGCTACGGCGCCCGGGGCTTTCCGCCCGTCATCCCCCCCAACTCCACGTTGCTTTTCGAGGTGGAACTGTTGGAGGTCCGTTAG
- the trxA gene encoding thioredoxin — protein sequence MATLEITKDNFKETVSKPGIVMLDWWASWCGPCRAFAPIYDKTAEKHQDIVFGKIDTDAQPELSGSFQIRSIPTLMVFRDGVLLFEQPGALPAAALEDLIRQVRALDMAEVHRQIEESRRAKEPQA from the coding sequence ATGGCCACGCTCGAAATCACCAAGGACAATTTCAAGGAAACGGTCTCCAAGCCGGGCATCGTCATGCTCGACTGGTGGGCCTCGTGGTGCGGTCCCTGCCGCGCCTTCGCCCCCATCTACGACAAGACCGCCGAGAAGCATCAGGACATCGTCTTCGGGAAGATCGACACGGACGCGCAGCCGGAGCTCTCCGGCAGCTTCCAGATCCGCTCCATCCCCACACTGATGGTGTTCCGGGATGGGGTGTTGCTCTTCGAGCAGCCGGGTGCCCTGCCCGCGGCGGCCCTGGAGGATCTCATCCGGCAGGTGCGCGCGCTGGACATGGCCGAGGTGCACCGGCAGATCGAGGAGAGCAGGAGGGCGAAGGAGCCGCAGGCCTGA
- a CDS encoding patatin-like phospholipase family protein yields the protein MSWARVRNWWRGRTEQPLRPLLEWWSRSPVLLVLQALVVSMVWGAFDALGLSNLFFHDVPRVTFIAGFIAGVLLGQLCFIGYLLDADERWALAPRPGKRGGVSPSLGWYLFRTGTYPLLLGVLSVPSFTRRHFAFLFGELAALGVMVLLTRGTEWLRRWSESDWRRHRLLRRIGATFFRRRSTHLLVLHVLQAWLLLLFVLGYLLVAVNVALTGVHNWVSPAVVICVAVGLSGAIYGAVRFFFPSRHMGTFLLAGALVLFGGRGCADDSFYEELSLPQPPAYTGTRPGPPRDTGLLGDEEALQAWLARMRAEPPPGASWLAPGDTSLASGEEGGSCAPGPKPRMALVATSGGGIRAAAWTAHVLSKLQGPDGVPGFHRYVRLVTGASGGMVAAGTWVAALRADGLPRGFSLPYVMQQDSLSSPAISLLLPGGEDRGRSLEHTWVRNTEGLLGRSFEALRPGEASGWLPSLVYSPMLVEDGRRLLVSNLDLSALTSSESSILVADPNGDSREEASRALLSLSGVQLFQLFPRKQSVFSVATAARMSASFPYMSPASALPTAPRVRVVDAGYYDNYGVDLALMWLHAHREWIRACTSGVVLLQIRDHLRNGRLSTLSESGAGAVMGGLTSPIEAVLQARESSMSFRNDELLSLVQDELNAGQPCFFTTQPFEFDQTAPLSWALSAHDVAQLQRAADSATMTYQVAAVREWLTASPEAQARARQLQLCPGQRDVPP from the coding sequence ATGTCGTGGGCGCGGGTGCGCAACTGGTGGCGGGGCAGGACGGAGCAACCGCTGCGTCCCCTCCTGGAATGGTGGAGCCGCAGCCCCGTGCTGCTCGTGCTCCAGGCGCTCGTCGTGTCCATGGTGTGGGGAGCCTTCGACGCGCTGGGGCTGTCGAATCTCTTCTTCCATGACGTGCCCCGGGTGACGTTCATCGCGGGCTTCATCGCGGGGGTGTTGCTCGGGCAGTTGTGTTTCATCGGCTACCTGTTGGACGCGGACGAGCGGTGGGCCCTGGCGCCCCGGCCGGGCAAGCGCGGCGGGGTGTCGCCTTCGCTCGGCTGGTATCTGTTCCGCACCGGCACCTATCCGCTGCTGTTGGGTGTGCTCAGCGTGCCGAGCTTCACCCGCCGGCACTTCGCCTTCCTCTTTGGTGAGCTGGCCGCGCTGGGTGTCATGGTGCTGCTCACCCGGGGCACCGAGTGGTTGCGGCGCTGGAGCGAGTCGGACTGGCGCCGGCACCGCCTGTTGCGGCGCATCGGGGCGACGTTCTTCCGCCGGCGCTCCACCCACCTGCTGGTGCTGCACGTGCTGCAGGCCTGGTTGTTGTTGCTCTTCGTGCTGGGCTACCTGCTCGTGGCCGTGAACGTGGCGCTCACGGGAGTGCACAACTGGGTGTCTCCCGCGGTGGTCATCTGCGTGGCGGTGGGCCTGAGCGGGGCCATCTATGGCGCGGTCCGCTTCTTCTTCCCCTCGCGCCACATGGGTACCTTCCTGCTCGCGGGAGCCCTGGTGTTGTTCGGCGGGCGCGGGTGCGCGGACGACTCCTTCTATGAAGAGCTGTCCCTGCCCCAGCCACCCGCGTACACGGGCACGAGGCCGGGCCCTCCTCGGGACACGGGCCTGCTCGGCGACGAGGAAGCGCTCCAGGCGTGGCTCGCGCGGATGCGGGCGGAGCCACCGCCCGGGGCCTCATGGCTCGCGCCCGGGGACACGTCGCTCGCGTCCGGGGAGGAGGGTGGCTCCTGCGCGCCGGGTCCCAAGCCCCGCATGGCGCTGGTGGCGACGAGTGGCGGCGGCATCCGCGCGGCGGCCTGGACGGCGCACGTGCTCTCCAAGCTCCAGGGGCCCGATGGGGTGCCGGGCTTCCACCGCTACGTGCGTCTGGTCACCGGCGCCTCGGGAGGCATGGTGGCGGCGGGCACCTGGGTGGCGGCGTTGCGGGCCGACGGCCTGCCGCGGGGCTTCTCCCTGCCGTACGTGATGCAGCAGGACAGCCTCTCTTCCCCGGCCATCTCGCTGCTGCTGCCCGGAGGCGAGGACCGGGGACGCTCGCTGGAGCACACCTGGGTGCGCAACACGGAGGGCCTCCTGGGGCGCTCCTTCGAGGCGCTGCGTCCGGGTGAGGCGTCCGGGTGGCTGCCCTCGCTCGTGTACTCGCCCATGCTGGTGGAGGACGGGCGGCGGCTGCTGGTGAGCAACCTGGACCTGTCGGCGCTCACCTCCTCCGAGTCGAGCATCCTGGTGGCGGACCCGAACGGAGACTCGCGCGAGGAGGCTTCCCGGGCCCTGCTGTCGCTGTCCGGCGTGCAGCTCTTCCAGCTCTTCCCCCGCAAGCAATCCGTCTTCTCGGTGGCCACGGCGGCGCGCATGAGCGCCTCGTTTCCCTACATGAGCCCGGCGAGTGCCCTGCCCACCGCACCGCGCGTGCGGGTGGTGGACGCCGGCTACTACGACAACTACGGGGTGGACCTGGCGCTGATGTGGCTGCACGCGCATCGCGAGTGGATCCGCGCGTGCACGTCGGGCGTGGTGCTGCTGCAGATTCGCGATCACCTGCGCAACGGCCGGCTCTCGACGCTGAGCGAGAGCGGGGCGGGCGCGGTGATGGGGGGGCTGACCTCTCCCATCGAGGCGGTGCTCCAGGCGCGCGAGTCGAGCATGTCGTTTCGCAACGACGAGCTGCTGAGCCTCGTGCAGGACGAGCTGAACGCCGGGCAGCCGTGCTTCTTCACCACCCAGCCCTTCGAGTTCGATCAGACGGCGCCCTTGAGCTGGGCGCTGTCGGCGCACGATGTGGCGCAGCTCCAGCGCGCCGCGGACAGCGCCACGATGACCTACCAGGTGGCCGCGGTGCGCGAGTGGCTCACCGCGAGCCCCGAGGCCCAGGCGCGTGCCCGGCAGTTGCAGCTCTGCCCGGGCCAACGCGACGTGCCGCCGTGA